The following are encoded in a window of Pseudomonadota bacterium genomic DNA:
- a CDS encoding LysE family translocator: protein MSLSAFLVAAVLLAITPGPGIAYVVARTVAGGRVEGFASAIGTSLGGLVHVFAAAVGVSVILAQSAVAFSVVKYLGAAYLVFLGLRLLFAGQRVSASATPAARGALRALAEGVLVEVFNVKTALFFLAFLPQFVTPDGAVAAQLVALGCICVALNTGVDVFAVLSADRLVRSAPGRAVRARVLNAVSGSTLVGLGVYLALTERVDAS from the coding sequence GTGAGCTTGTCCGCGTTTCTCGTTGCCGCGGTGCTGCTGGCCATCACGCCCGGTCCCGGCATCGCCTATGTGGTGGCGCGCACGGTGGCCGGCGGCCGTGTCGAGGGCTTTGCCTCGGCCATCGGCACGAGCCTCGGCGGCCTGGTGCACGTCTTCGCGGCTGCTGTGGGCGTGTCGGTGATCCTGGCCCAGTCGGCGGTGGCGTTCAGTGTCGTCAAGTACCTCGGCGCGGCGTACCTCGTGTTTCTCGGCCTGCGCCTGTTGTTCGCAGGTCAGCGCGTGTCAGCGTCGGCGACGCCGGCCGCGCGCGGTGCCCTCCGTGCGTTGGCCGAAGGTGTGCTCGTCGAGGTGTTCAACGTGAAAACGGCCCTGTTCTTCCTCGCTTTCCTGCCGCAGTTCGTGACACCGGACGGTGCCGTTGCGGCGCAGCTGGTGGCCTTGGGGTGCATCTGCGTCGCACTCAACACGGGGGTCGATGTGTTTGCCGTGCTCTCGGCCGACCGTCTGGTGCGCTCAGCGCCGGGCCGGGCAGTGCGCGCACGCGTCCTCAACGCCGTGTCCGGCAGCACGCTGGTGGGACTCGGGGTGTATCTCGCGTTGACGGAGCGCGTGGATGCGTCCTGA
- a CDS encoding DMT family transporter, translating into MDTLRMIADPNLRGIALMVMAMGAFALADTFVKVSASTLSPAQVLFFLIGGALVLFGGIAVAQGESLMDRRALSPVLWLRYVAEVAGMVGMVTALALVPISTVGAITQAAPLLAVVGAVVFLQEQIGWRRWVSIACGFIGVLLIVQPGAIAFDVSVLWAVLALVALSVRDLTTRLVPADMPSISLATYTMVAAAPFAVGWVVLRGEALIPAHANWWVIVPMVVLGALGYMLLIASLRSAEVSVVMPYRYTRIVFLIGLGIAVFGERPDRWMLAGAALIVVSGTYMMWREQRVKQAQLTSSDTGAAP; encoded by the coding sequence ATGGATACCCTGCGCATGATTGCCGACCCCAACCTGCGGGGCATTGCCTTGATGGTCATGGCCATGGGGGCCTTTGCCCTGGCCGACACGTTTGTGAAGGTCTCCGCAAGCACGCTGTCGCCGGCGCAGGTGTTGTTTTTCCTCATCGGCGGGGCGCTGGTGCTGTTTGGGGGCATCGCAGTCGCGCAGGGCGAATCGCTGATGGACCGACGGGCGCTTTCACCGGTGCTGTGGCTGCGCTACGTCGCCGAGGTGGCCGGGATGGTCGGCATGGTGACGGCCCTGGCGCTCGTGCCGATATCCACGGTGGGGGCGATCACCCAGGCCGCGCCGCTGCTCGCGGTGGTCGGTGCGGTGGTGTTTCTGCAGGAGCAGATCGGATGGCGCCGGTGGGTGTCCATCGCCTGCGGGTTCATCGGCGTGCTGCTGATCGTGCAACCCGGCGCCATCGCCTTCGATGTGTCGGTGCTCTGGGCCGTGCTGGCGCTCGTCGCGCTCTCGGTGCGCGACCTGACGACGCGTCTGGTGCCCGCTGACATGCCGTCGATCAGCCTCGCGACCTACACCATGGTTGCCGCGGCGCCGTTTGCCGTGGGCTGGGTGGTGTTGCGCGGCGAGGCACTGATCCCGGCGCACGCAAACTGGTGGGTCATCGTGCCCATGGTGGTGCTCGGTGCGCTTGGCTACATGCTGCTGATCGCGTCGCTTCGCAGTGCTGAGGTGTCCGTTGTGATGCCGTACCGGTACACCCGAATCGTGTTTCTGATCGGGCTTGGGATCGCTGTGTTCGGCGAGCGGCCCGACCGCTGGATGCTGGCTGGCGCGGCGCTGATTGTGGTGTCCGGCACCTACATGATGTGGCGAGAGCAGCGGGTGAAGCAGGCACAGCTGACGTCAAGTGATACAGGCGCGGCACCGTGA
- a CDS encoding GreA/GreB family elongation factor, which yields MGRWRPPSEPSSPYVTAEGYAALEAEASSLWARRRDTVVALSAAAAEGDRSENAEYIYRKKELREIDRRIRYLQTRMPRLKVVTAVGDRTRVYFGAWVTLLGEDGVEVTYRIVGADELDPAKGTISLDAPLAKRLLKAEVGDEIAHRVGDAVRHFEVTAIRYAE from the coding sequence ATGGGCCGCTGGCGTCCGCCCTCAGAACCGTCTTCACCCTACGTCACGGCGGAGGGCTACGCGGCGTTGGAAGCGGAGGCGTCGTCGCTCTGGGCCCGACGGCGCGACACGGTTGTGGCCTTGTCTGCGGCAGCCGCGGAAGGGGACCGCTCCGAGAATGCCGAGTACATTTACCGCAAGAAGGAGTTGCGCGAGATCGACAGGCGTATTCGCTACCTTCAGACACGCATGCCCCGCCTGAAGGTGGTCACGGCCGTGGGCGACCGGACCCGGGTGTATTTTGGCGCGTGGGTCACACTGCTCGGTGAGGACGGTGTCGAGGTCACCTACCGAATCGTCGGCGCCGACGAGCTCGATCCGGCCAAGGGCACCATCAGCCTGGATGCCCCGCTGGCCAAGCGCCTGCTCAAAGCCGAGGTGGGCGACGAGATCGCCCACCGTGTCGGCGACGCGGTGCGGCACTTCGAGGTCACCGCGATCCGCTACGCCGAGTGA
- a CDS encoding GDSL-type esterase/lipase family protein, whose amino-acid sequence MFDSLPRLSPSPLAGLAALVLIAAGCDSDSTTPKLFTLANQCITAPTAANYTGAMSSAITAGIPIRYNVTVNPTRGSLSYDQTTGSYTYTPTTPSRGYRDSFVAEITSDDNLLGTATFEIIFGAVRIMPLGDSITFGVTSSQGSAATDLPVSADAVGYRQRLQERLANDGYQVDFVGSQSSGANAGLADTDHEGIPGDTASDMTARVNTALNTNATDIVLLHAGTNDVNTLGTMATVTPVNNLLTAIRNWTISPANPTVDTLVARIVPSPNATKDGNIDAFNANLDVLMANSWSDLTVVDMNSALNAVTDMTPSPTDTTGLHPNTSGYTKMADAWYTALTSNDKVQRCG is encoded by the coding sequence ATGTTCGACAGTTTGCCTCGCCTGTCCCCCTCGCCCTTAGCAGGGTTGGCTGCGCTCGTGCTGATCGCCGCCGGGTGCGACAGTGACAGCACCACCCCAAAACTCTTTACGCTTGCCAATCAATGCATTACCGCACCGACCGCCGCCAATTATACGGGCGCCATGAGCTCTGCAATCACTGCCGGTATACCGATTCGGTACAACGTCACGGTCAACCCGACACGCGGGTCCCTGTCCTACGATCAGACCACAGGCAGTTACACCTACACGCCAACGACGCCGTCGCGCGGCTACCGTGACAGTTTCGTCGCCGAAATCACCAGCGATGACAACCTACTCGGCACCGCGACCTTCGAAATCATCTTCGGCGCGGTGCGGATCATGCCACTGGGCGATTCGATCACCTTCGGCGTGACCTCGAGTCAGGGTTCCGCTGCGACGGACCTGCCGGTTTCGGCCGATGCCGTTGGCTACCGCCAGAGACTGCAAGAGCGCCTGGCCAACGACGGCTACCAAGTGGACTTCGTCGGGTCACAGTCATCAGGAGCCAACGCCGGGTTGGCTGATACTGACCATGAGGGTATTCCAGGTGACACTGCCTCGGACATGACGGCACGGGTAAACACCGCGTTAAACACCAATGCAACAGACATCGTTTTGCTGCACGCAGGCACCAACGATGTCAACACGCTGGGGACGATGGCTACAGTGACACCCGTAAACAACCTGTTGACCGCAATCAGAAACTGGACGATCTCTCCGGCCAACCCGACGGTGGACACACTTGTGGCGCGCATCGTCCCATCGCCCAATGCCACCAAGGACGGCAACATTGACGCCTTCAATGCCAATCTCGACGTCCTCATGGCCAACAGCTGGAGCGACCTCACCGTCGTCGACATGAACAGCGCACTGAATGCCGTCACGGACATGACGCCGTCGCCGACCGACACGACCGGCCTGCACCCGAACACCTCTGGGTACACGAAGATGGCTGACGCGTGGTACACGGCATTGACGAGCAACGACAAGGTTCAGCGCTGCGGCTGA
- a CDS encoding SDR family oxidoreductase, with amino-acid sequence MRVALTGAASGIGAEVAARLSAAGHTVIAFDIAEPTANVDRWIQADFADGNSIRAALSRAEGPFDALINNAGLPPRPGLETTILQVNFFGLRLFTEGLLDALAPKAAIVNTASRAGAMWRENLPQVKSLMALGHPGDNVDTLDAFIQAHGIDGTRAYNLSKEAVIVLTQTLTEPLIARDIRVNSVSPAAVNTGILQDFVTAFGERVAKNIARVGRPGDADEVADVIVFLASPESRWIKGQDIVVDGGMGAVAACDTLSLRD; translated from the coding sequence ATGCGCGTAGCCCTGACCGGTGCAGCATCCGGAATCGGTGCCGAGGTCGCGGCACGGCTGAGCGCCGCCGGTCACACGGTGATTGCGTTCGACATTGCCGAACCGACTGCCAACGTGGACCGGTGGATCCAGGCCGATTTCGCCGATGGCAACTCGATCCGCGCGGCGCTGTCGCGCGCCGAAGGCCCTTTCGATGCGCTGATCAACAACGCCGGGTTGCCACCACGGCCCGGGTTGGAAACCACGATCCTGCAAGTCAACTTCTTCGGATTGAGGTTGTTCACGGAGGGCCTGCTCGACGCGCTCGCGCCGAAGGCTGCCATTGTCAACACGGCCTCGCGCGCCGGGGCGATGTGGCGTGAGAACCTGCCCCAGGTGAAGTCCCTGATGGCCCTCGGCCACCCGGGCGACAACGTCGACACGCTCGATGCCTTCATCCAAGCGCACGGCATCGACGGCACGCGTGCCTACAACCTGTCCAAGGAGGCGGTTATCGTGCTGACCCAGACCTTGACCGAGCCGTTGATCGCGCGCGACATCCGGGTCAACAGCGTGAGCCCTGCCGCGGTCAACACCGGCATTCTGCAGGACTTCGTGACCGCCTTCGGTGAGCGTGTGGCCAAGAACATCGCGCGCGTCGGCCGACCGGGTGACGCGGACGAAGTTGCCGACGTGATCGTCTTTCTGGCCTCGCCCGAAAGCCGTTGGATCAAGGGGCAGGACATTGTCGTCGACGGCGGCATGGGAGCCGTTGCGGCGTGTGACACGCTGTCACTGCGCGACTGA
- a CDS encoding aldehyde dehydrogenase family protein, which produces MTQSAETTTTGLFINGGRRPAHGNASYAIHNPARPTELVGYAADASAEDVDDAVRAAHAAFPAWSRLSHGERAERLRQVAEALAADADDVANRSRLFTREHGKIARETLLEMTRLGDRFRQVADYGDRIAIDEEIKGPPFDTVVTRQAAGVAALIVPWNWPLSILGAKLPQALVTGNTVVVKVSEFAALAPTLTLSKLAALLPPGVVNVITGDGVRIGDPLTSHPLVRRVNFTGSVKVGKRVMKSAANNLTPVTLELGGNDPAIVLEDAELDDAVFDRLYWGAFGSSGQICMAIKRLYVHERRYDEVVDGLTAACDRAVIGDGLLPDTTMGPVNNARQLAVVTGMIAEARAAGADVRECGQVPDPELYAGGGYFQRPTLVYDADPSLSIVREEQFGPALPIMSFRDDDDVVARANDSDYGLCSSVWSTDAERAVRMARQLEAGYTYLNGHGPMAQDGRGPFGGFKHSGVGRNLGYDGVLAFAEPHSISAPAGFLL; this is translated from the coding sequence ATGACACAGTCAGCCGAGACCACGACGACCGGGTTGTTCATCAACGGCGGCCGACGCCCGGCACACGGGAACGCGTCCTACGCAATCCACAACCCGGCGCGACCGACCGAACTCGTCGGGTACGCCGCAGATGCCAGTGCAGAGGATGTCGACGACGCAGTGCGCGCTGCGCACGCTGCGTTTCCGGCTTGGTCGCGACTGTCGCATGGTGAGCGCGCAGAGCGGCTGCGGCAGGTTGCCGAGGCCCTCGCGGCAGACGCGGACGACGTTGCGAACCGATCACGGCTGTTCACGCGCGAGCATGGCAAGATCGCCCGCGAGACCCTGCTCGAGATGACGCGGCTTGGCGACCGTTTCCGCCAGGTAGCTGACTACGGCGACCGCATCGCCATCGACGAGGAAATCAAGGGCCCACCCTTCGACACCGTGGTGACCCGCCAGGCCGCCGGCGTCGCCGCCCTGATCGTGCCCTGGAACTGGCCGCTGTCGATCCTCGGTGCCAAGCTGCCGCAAGCGCTGGTCACCGGTAACACGGTCGTCGTCAAGGTCTCGGAGTTCGCCGCGCTCGCCCCGACTCTGACACTGAGCAAACTGGCCGCGCTCCTCCCGCCGGGTGTGGTCAACGTGATCACGGGCGACGGGGTGCGCATCGGTGACCCGCTCACCAGCCACCCGCTGGTGCGGCGAGTCAATTTCACCGGCTCGGTGAAGGTCGGTAAACGCGTGATGAAATCGGCGGCAAACAACCTGACACCGGTGACGCTCGAGCTCGGTGGGAACGACCCGGCAATCGTGCTCGAGGATGCCGAACTCGATGACGCGGTGTTTGACCGACTGTACTGGGGCGCCTTCGGCTCGTCCGGCCAGATCTGCATGGCGATCAAGCGCCTCTACGTCCACGAGCGCCGCTACGACGAGGTGGTCGACGGGCTCACCGCCGCCTGCGACCGTGCTGTCATCGGCGACGGTCTGTTGCCCGACACCACCATGGGACCGGTGAACAACGCACGTCAGCTCGCGGTCGTGACCGGCATGATCGCCGAAGCACGGGCCGCGGGTGCCGATGTGCGCGAGTGTGGCCAGGTGCCGGACCCCGAGCTGTACGCCGGCGGCGGCTATTTTCAACGCCCCACGCTGGTCTACGACGCCGACCCGAGTCTTTCGATCGTGCGCGAGGAACAGTTCGGTCCAGCCTTGCCGATCATGTCGTTCCGTGACGACGACGATGTGGTTGCACGCGCCAACGACAGCGACTACGGCTTGTGTTCGTCGGTGTGGTCCACTGACGCGGAGCGCGCGGTCAGGATGGCACGCCAGTTGGAGGCCGGTTACACCTACCTCAACGGGCACGGACCCATGGCCCAGGACGGGCGTGGTCCCTTTGGCGGGTTCAAGCATTCAGGCGTCGGCCGGAACCTGGGCTACGACGGCGTCCTGGCTTTTGCCGAGCCGCACTCCATTTCGGCGCCCGCGGGTTTCCTGCTGTGA
- a CDS encoding ion transporter has translation MTLTQRLEAIANNRLFEWTAVSVIIASALLLGAKTFELSPRTATLLELFDLAITVFFVCEIGLRFAAAPSKRRFFANGWNLFDTVIVAVSLIPGGGSDQVLVARLIRVFRVLRMVSIIPELRVLLNSLIKALPQLAYVLLLMFIIFYIYAAIGSTLFERINPVLWGDIARSLLTLFRVMTFEDWTDVMYETQAVYPLSWVFYLSFIFFTAFAFLNMVIGIVVNVLDQEQARAKAEADRAAGIEADIDNRALMAEIKALRAEMAALRER, from the coding sequence ATGACCCTGACCCAACGCCTCGAAGCCATCGCCAACAACCGTCTGTTCGAGTGGACAGCCGTCAGCGTGATCATCGCTTCGGCGCTGCTGCTCGGTGCCAAGACGTTCGAACTCAGCCCACGCACCGCGACCTTGCTCGAACTCTTCGACCTCGCGATCACGGTGTTCTTCGTCTGCGAGATCGGGCTGCGTTTCGCCGCGGCGCCGAGCAAGCGCCGATTCTTCGCCAACGGCTGGAACCTCTTCGACACCGTCATTGTCGCCGTCAGTCTGATTCCGGGCGGCGGCAGCGACCAGGTGCTGGTCGCGCGATTGATTCGCGTGTTTCGCGTGCTCCGCATGGTCTCGATCATCCCGGAACTGCGCGTTCTGCTGAACTCGCTGATCAAGGCGCTGCCACAGTTGGCCTATGTGCTGCTGTTGATGTTCATCATTTTCTACATCTACGCGGCCATCGGCAGCACCCTGTTCGAGCGCATCAATCCGGTGCTCTGGGGGGATATCGCTCGCTCGCTGCTCACCCTCTTCCGGGTGATGACATTCGAGGACTGGACCGACGTGATGTACGAGACCCAGGCGGTCTACCCGTTGAGTTGGGTGTTCTACCTGAGTTTCATTTTCTTCACCGCGTTCGCCTTCCTCAACATGGTGATCGGCATCGTCGTCAACGTGCTCGACCAGGAGCAGGCACGTGCGAAGGCCGAGGCGGACCGGGCTGCCGGCATCGAAGCCGACATCGACAACCGCGCCTTGATGGCGGAGATCAAGGCGCTGCGCGCAGAAATGGCAGCACTACGCGAGCGCTGA
- a CDS encoding DNA polymerase II, whose amino-acid sequence MHAEDTELTGVLLTRQWRDTANGLQLRYWLATERGPAQLTVHHERAVCFVPRDFDGLADAAVERRSLALESMTGGPVDGLYFRAQRDLQQWLQSAPEHRLNAFEADIKPSDRFLMERFVTLGVTASGSWHRAGGVWSVDNPKVTPSDAVVPLRLASLDIETGGGAGAPLYSIGVALDGRSTVFMVGSPVGAVREDTVDVRFCGDEATTLRRFFSWWSEADPDGIVGWNLVDFDLAFLHRKCESLGVAFAFGRGDEPATVLAPNRSDQPRVARIPGRVVLDGVDLLRAAFWQFESFSLDAVAQALLGERKLITDSGLDKLDEIKRQYREAPLELARYNARDCELVLKIFERADLLAFALERARLTGLPIDRLGGSSAAFDNLYLPRLHRRGRVALSLSQVVPGENSPGGYVMDSIPGLYKNVLVLDFKSLYPSIIRTFAIDPLGLVEPGDDPVPGYRGARFGRDDPILPALIADLWSARDGAKAASNAPLSQAIKIIMNSFYGVLGSSGCRFHDARLASSITLRGHDIITRSQNWIEADGVKVIYGDTDSLFVWLGNDVREADARARGAALAEGLNAWWRDELNTAFAVESHLEIEFETHYLHFLMPTLRGSAGGSKKRYAGLVRDGEAGEKLVFKGLEAARTDWTPLARGFQRELYRRVFAGEAVDAYCQGVVTALYQGECDDQLVYRKRLRRKVDEYQKNVPPHVQAARQLERPGRWIEYRMTVDGPEPVQLARAAIDYDHYRERQLAPAADGILHFLGTSLADICDDQMRLF is encoded by the coding sequence ATACACGCTGAGGACACGGAGCTTACAGGTGTTCTGCTCACGAGACAGTGGCGTGACACGGCCAACGGGTTGCAGCTGCGTTACTGGCTGGCCACCGAGCGCGGCCCGGCCCAACTGACAGTCCACCATGAACGCGCCGTGTGCTTTGTGCCTCGGGACTTTGACGGCCTTGCGGACGCGGCGGTGGAGCGGCGCTCACTCGCTCTTGAGTCGATGACTGGCGGTCCGGTCGACGGCCTCTACTTCCGCGCTCAGCGGGACCTCCAGCAGTGGTTGCAAAGCGCTCCGGAGCACCGGTTGAACGCGTTTGAGGCAGACATCAAACCGAGCGACCGGTTCCTGATGGAGCGCTTCGTCACGCTCGGCGTCACCGCGTCGGGCAGCTGGCACCGAGCGGGTGGTGTCTGGTCCGTCGACAACCCGAAGGTCACGCCTTCAGACGCGGTGGTCCCGCTCAGACTGGCGTCGCTCGACATCGAGACCGGGGGTGGGGCGGGGGCGCCGCTCTACAGCATCGGCGTCGCGCTCGACGGGCGTTCCACCGTCTTCATGGTGGGCTCGCCAGTCGGCGCGGTTCGCGAGGACACCGTCGACGTGCGGTTCTGCGGCGACGAGGCCACAACGCTCAGGCGGTTCTTTAGCTGGTGGTCAGAGGCCGATCCCGACGGCATTGTCGGTTGGAATCTGGTCGACTTCGACCTCGCGTTTTTGCACCGCAAGTGTGAGTCGCTCGGCGTGGCCTTCGCCTTCGGCCGCGGGGACGAACCCGCGACGGTGTTGGCGCCGAATCGGTCGGATCAGCCCCGGGTGGCGCGCATTCCGGGACGCGTGGTGCTCGACGGCGTCGACCTCCTGCGCGCCGCGTTCTGGCAGTTCGAGAGTTTTTCACTCGATGCAGTAGCACAAGCGTTGTTGGGTGAGCGCAAGCTGATCACCGACAGTGGGCTCGACAAACTTGACGAGATCAAGCGGCAATACCGCGAGGCACCGCTCGAACTGGCCCGCTACAACGCGCGTGATTGCGAGTTGGTGCTCAAGATCTTTGAACGCGCGGACCTGCTCGCCTTTGCGCTCGAACGGGCGCGCCTGACCGGGCTCCCGATCGACCGGCTTGGCGGTTCGTCCGCCGCGTTTGACAATTTGTACCTGCCCCGATTGCACCGGCGCGGTCGGGTGGCGTTGAGTTTGTCGCAAGTGGTGCCGGGTGAAAACAGCCCGGGTGGCTACGTCATGGATTCTATTCCGGGCCTGTACAAGAATGTGTTGGTGCTGGATTTCAAGAGCCTGTATCCGAGCATCATCCGCACCTTCGCGATCGACCCGCTGGGCCTGGTTGAGCCGGGTGACGACCCGGTGCCGGGATACCGTGGCGCCCGATTTGGCCGCGACGATCCGATTCTGCCGGCATTGATTGCAGACCTCTGGAGCGCGCGTGACGGCGCCAAGGCGGCGAGCAACGCACCGCTGTCCCAGGCGATCAAGATCATCATGAACTCGTTCTACGGGGTACTCGGCTCGAGCGGGTGCCGCTTCCACGACGCACGTCTTGCCAGCAGCATCACGCTGCGAGGCCACGACATCATCACCCGGAGCCAGAACTGGATCGAGGCCGACGGGGTCAAGGTGATCTACGGCGACACCGACTCGCTGTTCGTGTGGTTGGGCAACGACGTGCGCGAGGCGGACGCGCGGGCCCGTGGGGCAGCCCTCGCCGAGGGCTTGAACGCGTGGTGGCGCGATGAACTGAACACGGCCTTCGCCGTTGAGAGCCACCTCGAGATCGAGTTCGAGACCCATTACCTGCATTTTCTCATGCCGACCTTGCGCGGCAGCGCAGGCGGTTCGAAGAAGCGCTACGCGGGGCTGGTGCGCGACGGTGAGGCAGGGGAGAAGCTGGTGTTCAAGGGGCTCGAGGCGGCGCGCACCGACTGGACGCCGCTGGCGCGTGGCTTCCAGCGAGAACTCTACCGGCGGGTATTTGCCGGCGAGGCAGTCGACGCCTATTGCCAGGGCGTTGTGACGGCCTTGTATCAAGGTGAGTGCGATGATCAGTTGGTGTACCGCAAGCGGTTGCGGCGCAAGGTCGACGAGTACCAGAAAAACGTCCCGCCGCACGTGCAGGCGGCACGGCAACTCGAGCGGCCGGGTCGGTGGATCGAATACCGAATGACCGTGGACGGGCCGGAGCCGGTGCAGTTGGCGCGTGCGGCCATCGATTACGACCACTACCGAGAGCGGCAACTCGCGCCGGCAGCTGACGGCATCTTGCATTTCCTCGGGACCAGCCTTGCGGATATCTGTGACGATCAGATGCGTCTGTTCTGA
- a CDS encoding aspartate aminotransferase family protein, with protein MNDATPELDWSLSGTAARRERYYASSQRKFVPFADPLVFQRGQGQYLWDNEDARYTDLLGMNVCISVGHSHPRVVGAAMQQAQDLTHCTTMFYHPAPAHLAEELAARMPVGHEWVVHFTNSGAEAIDLAMTMARTYTGHLDLLALRTAYHGPTAAAQSVTGIASWRHPGMPGHVSFVADPNQYRGVFGATTEPYLDEIERAIATSTQGQVAGMLIESVQGYGGIVEMPPGYLSGAAERVRAAGGLYIADEVQSGFGRTGDHFWGFQADGVVPDIVVMAKGLGNGFPIGAVVARKAIAAPMAEKFLFHTYGANPTSCAAARAVLQVLDDEGLQANARTVGSALLARLHELKARHAAIGDVRGRGLMLAIEIVSDRETKAPDPAATARVFERCREHRIILSKSGPTQSVLRMVPPLCLTLDDVDAVADALDRAFSET; from the coding sequence ATGAACGACGCAACGCCAGAACTGGATTGGTCACTCTCGGGCACGGCGGCGCGGCGCGAACGCTACTACGCGTCCAGCCAGCGCAAGTTCGTTCCCTTTGCCGACCCCCTGGTGTTTCAACGTGGCCAGGGGCAGTACCTCTGGGACAACGAAGACGCGCGGTACACCGACCTGCTCGGTATGAACGTGTGCATCTCGGTGGGACACTCGCACCCGCGCGTGGTCGGGGCTGCGATGCAACAAGCGCAAGACCTGACCCATTGCACCACCATGTTCTATCACCCCGCGCCGGCCCACCTGGCTGAAGAGTTGGCTGCGCGCATGCCGGTCGGGCACGAGTGGGTCGTGCACTTCACCAACTCCGGCGCCGAGGCGATTGACCTCGCTATGACCATGGCACGCACGTACACCGGCCACCTCGACCTGCTGGCGCTGCGCACGGCTTACCACGGCCCGACCGCGGCGGCGCAATCGGTCACCGGCATTGCTTCGTGGCGTCACCCGGGGATGCCGGGTCACGTGAGTTTTGTTGCCGACCCCAATCAATACCGCGGCGTGTTCGGTGCGACAACGGAGCCGTACCTCGATGAGATCGAGCGCGCCATCGCCACGTCCACGCAAGGCCAGGTCGCCGGCATGCTCATCGAAAGCGTGCAGGGTTACGGTGGCATCGTCGAGATGCCACCGGGTTACCTCTCCGGTGCTGCCGAGCGGGTGCGCGCGGCGGGAGGACTCTACATCGCCGATGAAGTGCAATCGGGTTTCGGGCGCACCGGGGACCACTTCTGGGGATTCCAGGCCGATGGGGTGGTGCCTGACATCGTGGTCATGGCCAAGGGCCTCGGCAACGGCTTCCCGATCGGCGCCGTGGTCGCGCGCAAGGCCATTGCCGCACCCATGGCCGAGAAGTTTCTGTTTCACACCTACGGCGCCAACCCGACCAGCTGCGCGGCGGCACGCGCCGTGTTGCAGGTGCTCGACGACGAGGGCTTGCAAGCCAACGCGCGGACCGTCGGGTCGGCGTTGCTTGCTCGGCTTCATGAGCTCAAGGCGCGTCACGCCGCGATCGGCGACGTGCGGGGACGGGGGTTGATGCTAGCGATTGAGATCGTGTCGGACCGGGAGACCAAAGCCCCCGATCCCGCTGCCACGGCCAGGGTGTTCGAGCGCTGCCGGGAGCACCGCATCATCCTGTCGAAATCCGGGCCGACGCAATCGGTGTTGAGAATGGTGCCGCCCTTGTGTTTGACGCTGGACGACGTGGATGCTGTCGCTGACGCGCTGGATCGGGCCTTCTCCGAGACGTGA
- a CDS encoding GFA family protein — MKGGVGATDHCHCSMCRRQHGAAFASYADCDPSAFSWVAGAEQVAVYALDSGAGWAFCQRCGSTLAGTTDGAVTSIALGTVSGDPGVRPGCHIFVGSKAVWYDIADALPQHATRPESDPDGD; from the coding sequence GTGAAGGGTGGAGTAGGGGCTACAGACCACTGCCACTGTTCAATGTGCCGTCGTCAGCACGGGGCTGCGTTTGCAAGTTACGCGGATTGCGACCCCAGCGCGTTCTCGTGGGTGGCAGGCGCTGAGCAGGTGGCCGTTTATGCGCTCGACAGCGGCGCCGGTTGGGCGTTTTGCCAGCGTTGCGGGTCGACGCTTGCGGGCACCACCGACGGCGCGGTCACGTCGATCGCCCTCGGCACGGTGTCGGGCGACCCCGGTGTGCGTCCGGGCTGCCACATTTTCGTTGGCTCGAAAGCGGTGTGGTACGACATCGCCGATGCGCTGCCACAGCACGCAACACGCCCTGAATCGGACCCGGACGGTGACTGA